One window from the genome of Scatophagus argus isolate fScaArg1 chromosome 13, fScaArg1.pri, whole genome shotgun sequence encodes:
- the tgs1 gene encoding trimethylguanosine synthase isoform X2, translated as MMLERSTVTVVADVFFSRRRSSAQEEDDDEKLIHCRCSRAFVQDRELYRSDNRLLCFDLEDIAVQEDDEEEEEEEDMVLDEEARMMSSMGLPLAFVSSSAQRRMGRRSDRKPSTYWVRAEEEAREKDLQVDSKADEVEDVCDPLEKKTGEIQDPGWETYWAQQGESLLWNSWLEKHPETDSLSAEDPGALTAFWDDPDTKSAWDKHAVETYYSYWEQYTYWTAQGWTIEPSVCNGNAGGEAAAAGLMDRGTETHPDEWRDGRPGEEVKPCHDDTEFLNDLFGQNCTLETGTCSVTDSQIDKHCVKDTDVSECCGSDDPLYDGNDRKRPATSSQQNIDERTDSQRAAGSPDRPSGFMNKMSEREDDDDSDKPPGGGHAKVKRSHELDVEECPYPTPEDTWSKLGLRRNAEPLFDSVVSFRGSTGQKQQRRRWTKRAVCVSKHTKFSETSADNTQPQGSTTLSKVKKFLENNQRETQTTVCDQDEMEGGRKEEAENRASFVGEEEKREREERKGAEDDDKESVGEGNSNCPCSLDKEWKKCTQPSTSLNSATGTLDSESEEEELPSRKLPCLQIPDVILSDAPETNNELSMKDGKKPKRKKNKRRIKQQIPSEMAAEPELAKYWAQRYRLFSRFDEGIKLDREGWFSVTPERIAEHIALRVERGFSDSQLVIDAFCGVGGNAIQFALTGKRVLAIDINRKRLDLARHNAGVYGVTDRIDFLQGDFLHLAPQLRGDVVFLSPPWGGPDYLTAEVFDIKTMMEPDGFEIFRLSKLISDNIVYFLPRNADLDQIASLAGPGGKIEVEQNFLNNKLKTVTAYFGSLIKSDS; from the exons ATGATGCTGGAGAGGAGCACGGTGACGGTAGTGGCGGATGTCTTCTTCAGCAGGAGACGCTCATCTGCGCAGGAGGAAGACGACGACGAGAAGCTCATTCACTGTCGTTGCTCCAGAGCCTTCGTACA AGATCGAGAGCTATATCGCTCTGATAACAGATTGCTGTGCTTTGATCTGGAAGACATTGCCGTCCAAG AAGatgacgaagaggaggaggaggaggaagacatgGTGTTGGATGAAGAGGCTCGGATGATGTCCAGCATGGGTCTGCCTCTGGCCTTTGTCAGTTCCTCTGCCCAGAGGAGAATG GGCAGGAGGTCTGACAGGAAGCCTAGCACATACTGGGTACGAGCTGAAGAGGAGGCCCGTGAAAAAGATTTACAGGTTGACAGCAAAG CTGATGAAGTTGAAGACGTGTGTGATccacttgaaaaaaaaacaggagagatCCAAGATCCTGGCTGGGAAACCTACTGGG CTCAACAGGGTGAATCTCTGCTGTGGAACAGCTGGCTGGAGAAACATCCAGAGACTGATTCTCTGTCTGCTGAAGATCCAGGAGCATTGACTGCTTTTTGGGACGACCCAGACACAAAGTCTGCCTGGGACAAACATGCAGTAGAGACATACTACTCTTACTGGGAGCAGTACACATACTGGACGGCACAGGGCTGGACCATTGAACCGTCTGTCTGTAATGGGAACGCTggtggagaagcagcagcagcagggttGATGGACAGAGGCACAGAGACTCATCCGGACGAATGGAGGGATGGACGGCCTGGAGAAGAAGTCAAGCCTTGCCATGATGATACTGAGTTTTTGAATGACCTGTTTGGACAGAACTGCACATTAGAAACAGGTACATGCTCTGTGACTGACTCACAGATAGACAAACACTGTGTGAAGGACACTGATGTCAGTGAGTGCTGTGGCTCTGATGATCCTCTTTATGATGGTAATGATCGCAAGAGACCTGCCACCTCTTCACAGCAGAACATTGATGAACGCACAG ATTCCCAGCGGGCTGCTGGCAGCCCTGACAGACCGTCTGGttttatgaataaaatgtcagagagagaggatgatgaCGACAGTGATAAACCCCCAGGAGGAGGACATGCTAAAGTCAAACGCAG tcaTGAGCTAGATGTGGAGGAATGCCCATATCCGACACCTGAGGACACCTGGAGTAAACTGGGACTCAGACGCAACGCAGAGCCTCT GTTCGACAGTGTGGTCAGCTTCAGAGGAAGTACCGGTCAGAAGCAACAAAGACGAAGATGGACTAAGAGAGCAGTCTGCGTCAGCAAACACACCAAGTTCTCTGAGACCAGTGCAGACAATACACAACCACAAGGCAGCACCACCCTCTCCAAG GTTAAGAAgtttcttgaaaataaccagAGGGAGACACAGACGACTGTATGTGACCAGGATGAgatggaaggaggaagaaaagaggaagctgAGAACAGGGCTTCATTtgtgggagaagaggagaagagggagagagaggagaggaaaggtgCTGAGGATGACGATAAAGAATCTGTGGGAGAAGGGAATTCTAATTGTCCGTGCAGTTTAGACAAAGAATGGAAGAAGTGCACTCAGCCCAGCACCTCCCTCAACTCTGCTACTGGGACTTTGGATAgtgagagtgaggaggaggagctacCCAGTAGAAAGTTACCATGTCTTCAGATTCCTGACGTTATCCTGTCTGATGCACCTGAAACCAACAATG AGCTGAGTatgaaagatggaaagaagccaaagaggaaaaaaaataagcgACGGATAAAACAGCAGATCCCCTCAGAGATGGCAGCTGAACCAGAGCTGGCTAAATACTGGGCTCAACGCTACAGACTCTTCTCTCGCTTTGATGAAGGGATCAAGCTGGACCGAG AAGGCTGGTTCTCTGTGACACCAGAGAGGATTGCTGAGCACATCGCTCTCAGGGTGGAACGCGGCTTCTCTGACTCTCAGCTGGTCATAGACGCCTTCTGTGGTGTAGGAGGAAATGCCATCCAGTTTGCTCTTACTGGAAAGAGAG TCCTGGCCATTGACATCAACCGGAAGCGGTTGGACTTGGCACGGCACAATGCTGGGGTTTACGGTGTCACTGACCGAATAGACTTCCTGCAAGGGGATTTTCTTCATCTGGCACCTCAACTTCGTGGCGATGTGGTCTTCCTGTCACCACCGTGGGGAGGGCCTGACTATCTCACTGCTGAAGTGTTTGATATCAAGACCATGATGGAGCCTGATGG ATTTGAGATTTTCCGCCTGTCCAAACTGATATCGGACAACATAGTGTACTTTCTGCCTCGCAATGCTGACTTGGATCAG ATAGCCTCTCTTGCTGGTCCAGGAGGGAAAATAGAGGTGGAGCAGAACTTCCTCAACAACAAGCTGAAGACTGTGACTGCTTACTTTGGCAGCTTGATAAAATCAGACAGCTAA
- the tgs1 gene encoding trimethylguanosine synthase isoform X3 yields the protein MMLERSTVTVVADVFFSRRRSSAQEEDDDEKLIHCRCSRAFVQDRELYRSDNRLLCFDLEDIAVQEEDDEEEEEEEDMVLDEEARMMSSMGLPLAFVSSSAQRRMGRRSDRKPSTYWVRAEEEAREKDLQVDSKADEVEDVCDPLEKKTGEIQDPGWETYWAQQGESLLWNSWLEKHPETDSLSAEDPGALTAFWDDPDTKSAWDKHAVETYYSYWEQYTYWTAQGWTIEPSVCNGNAGGEAAAAGLMDRGTETHPDEWRDGRPGEEVKPCHDDTEFLNDLFGQNCTLETDSQRAAGSPDRPSGFMNKMSEREDDDDSDKPPGGGHAKVKRSHELDVEECPYPTPEDTWSKLGLRRNAEPLFDSVVSFRGSTGQKQQRRRWTKRAVCVSKHTKFSETSADNTQPQGSTTLSKVKKFLENNQRETQTTVCDQDEMEGGRKEEAENRASFVGEEEKREREERKGAEDDDKESVGEGNSNCPCSLDKEWKKCTQPSTSLNSATGTLDSESEEEELPSRKLPCLQIPDVILSDAPETNNELSMKDGKKPKRKKNKRRIKQQIPSEMAAEPELAKYWAQRYRLFSRFDEGIKLDREGWFSVTPERIAEHIALRVERGFSDSQLVIDAFCGVGGNAIQFALTGKRVLAIDINRKRLDLARHNAGVYGVTDRIDFLQGDFLHLAPQLRGDVVFLSPPWGGPDYLTAEVFDIKTMMEPDGFEIFRLSKLISDNIVYFLPRNADLDQIASLAGPGGKIEVEQNFLNNKLKTVTAYFGSLIKSDS from the exons ATGATGCTGGAGAGGAGCACGGTGACGGTAGTGGCGGATGTCTTCTTCAGCAGGAGACGCTCATCTGCGCAGGAGGAAGACGACGACGAGAAGCTCATTCACTGTCGTTGCTCCAGAGCCTTCGTACA AGATCGAGAGCTATATCGCTCTGATAACAGATTGCTGTGCTTTGATCTGGAAGACATTGCCGTCCAAG AAGAAGatgacgaagaggaggaggaggaggaagacatgGTGTTGGATGAAGAGGCTCGGATGATGTCCAGCATGGGTCTGCCTCTGGCCTTTGTCAGTTCCTCTGCCCAGAGGAGAATG GGCAGGAGGTCTGACAGGAAGCCTAGCACATACTGGGTACGAGCTGAAGAGGAGGCCCGTGAAAAAGATTTACAGGTTGACAGCAAAG CTGATGAAGTTGAAGACGTGTGTGATccacttgaaaaaaaaacaggagagatCCAAGATCCTGGCTGGGAAACCTACTGGG CTCAACAGGGTGAATCTCTGCTGTGGAACAGCTGGCTGGAGAAACATCCAGAGACTGATTCTCTGTCTGCTGAAGATCCAGGAGCATTGACTGCTTTTTGGGACGACCCAGACACAAAGTCTGCCTGGGACAAACATGCAGTAGAGACATACTACTCTTACTGGGAGCAGTACACATACTGGACGGCACAGGGCTGGACCATTGAACCGTCTGTCTGTAATGGGAACGCTggtggagaagcagcagcagcagggttGATGGACAGAGGCACAGAGACTCATCCGGACGAATGGAGGGATGGACGGCCTGGAGAAGAAGTCAAGCCTTGCCATGATGATACTGAGTTTTTGAATGACCTGTTTGGACAGAACTGCACATTAGAAACAG ATTCCCAGCGGGCTGCTGGCAGCCCTGACAGACCGTCTGGttttatgaataaaatgtcagagagagaggatgatgaCGACAGTGATAAACCCCCAGGAGGAGGACATGCTAAAGTCAAACGCAG tcaTGAGCTAGATGTGGAGGAATGCCCATATCCGACACCTGAGGACACCTGGAGTAAACTGGGACTCAGACGCAACGCAGAGCCTCT GTTCGACAGTGTGGTCAGCTTCAGAGGAAGTACCGGTCAGAAGCAACAAAGACGAAGATGGACTAAGAGAGCAGTCTGCGTCAGCAAACACACCAAGTTCTCTGAGACCAGTGCAGACAATACACAACCACAAGGCAGCACCACCCTCTCCAAG GTTAAGAAgtttcttgaaaataaccagAGGGAGACACAGACGACTGTATGTGACCAGGATGAgatggaaggaggaagaaaagaggaagctgAGAACAGGGCTTCATTtgtgggagaagaggagaagagggagagagaggagaggaaaggtgCTGAGGATGACGATAAAGAATCTGTGGGAGAAGGGAATTCTAATTGTCCGTGCAGTTTAGACAAAGAATGGAAGAAGTGCACTCAGCCCAGCACCTCCCTCAACTCTGCTACTGGGACTTTGGATAgtgagagtgaggaggaggagctacCCAGTAGAAAGTTACCATGTCTTCAGATTCCTGACGTTATCCTGTCTGATGCACCTGAAACCAACAATG AGCTGAGTatgaaagatggaaagaagccaaagaggaaaaaaaataagcgACGGATAAAACAGCAGATCCCCTCAGAGATGGCAGCTGAACCAGAGCTGGCTAAATACTGGGCTCAACGCTACAGACTCTTCTCTCGCTTTGATGAAGGGATCAAGCTGGACCGAG AAGGCTGGTTCTCTGTGACACCAGAGAGGATTGCTGAGCACATCGCTCTCAGGGTGGAACGCGGCTTCTCTGACTCTCAGCTGGTCATAGACGCCTTCTGTGGTGTAGGAGGAAATGCCATCCAGTTTGCTCTTACTGGAAAGAGAG TCCTGGCCATTGACATCAACCGGAAGCGGTTGGACTTGGCACGGCACAATGCTGGGGTTTACGGTGTCACTGACCGAATAGACTTCCTGCAAGGGGATTTTCTTCATCTGGCACCTCAACTTCGTGGCGATGTGGTCTTCCTGTCACCACCGTGGGGAGGGCCTGACTATCTCACTGCTGAAGTGTTTGATATCAAGACCATGATGGAGCCTGATGG ATTTGAGATTTTCCGCCTGTCCAAACTGATATCGGACAACATAGTGTACTTTCTGCCTCGCAATGCTGACTTGGATCAG ATAGCCTCTCTTGCTGGTCCAGGAGGGAAAATAGAGGTGGAGCAGAACTTCCTCAACAACAAGCTGAAGACTGTGACTGCTTACTTTGGCAGCTTGATAAAATCAGACAGCTAA
- the tgs1 gene encoding trimethylguanosine synthase isoform X1: MMLERSTVTVVADVFFSRRRSSAQEEDDDEKLIHCRCSRAFVQDRELYRSDNRLLCFDLEDIAVQEEDDEEEEEEEDMVLDEEARMMSSMGLPLAFVSSSAQRRMGRRSDRKPSTYWVRAEEEAREKDLQVDSKADEVEDVCDPLEKKTGEIQDPGWETYWAQQGESLLWNSWLEKHPETDSLSAEDPGALTAFWDDPDTKSAWDKHAVETYYSYWEQYTYWTAQGWTIEPSVCNGNAGGEAAAAGLMDRGTETHPDEWRDGRPGEEVKPCHDDTEFLNDLFGQNCTLETGTCSVTDSQIDKHCVKDTDVSECCGSDDPLYDGNDRKRPATSSQQNIDERTDSQRAAGSPDRPSGFMNKMSEREDDDDSDKPPGGGHAKVKRSHELDVEECPYPTPEDTWSKLGLRRNAEPLFDSVVSFRGSTGQKQQRRRWTKRAVCVSKHTKFSETSADNTQPQGSTTLSKVKKFLENNQRETQTTVCDQDEMEGGRKEEAENRASFVGEEEKREREERKGAEDDDKESVGEGNSNCPCSLDKEWKKCTQPSTSLNSATGTLDSESEEEELPSRKLPCLQIPDVILSDAPETNNELSMKDGKKPKRKKNKRRIKQQIPSEMAAEPELAKYWAQRYRLFSRFDEGIKLDREGWFSVTPERIAEHIALRVERGFSDSQLVIDAFCGVGGNAIQFALTGKRVLAIDINRKRLDLARHNAGVYGVTDRIDFLQGDFLHLAPQLRGDVVFLSPPWGGPDYLTAEVFDIKTMMEPDGFEIFRLSKLISDNIVYFLPRNADLDQIASLAGPGGKIEVEQNFLNNKLKTVTAYFGSLIKSDS, encoded by the exons ATGATGCTGGAGAGGAGCACGGTGACGGTAGTGGCGGATGTCTTCTTCAGCAGGAGACGCTCATCTGCGCAGGAGGAAGACGACGACGAGAAGCTCATTCACTGTCGTTGCTCCAGAGCCTTCGTACA AGATCGAGAGCTATATCGCTCTGATAACAGATTGCTGTGCTTTGATCTGGAAGACATTGCCGTCCAAG AAGAAGatgacgaagaggaggaggaggaggaagacatgGTGTTGGATGAAGAGGCTCGGATGATGTCCAGCATGGGTCTGCCTCTGGCCTTTGTCAGTTCCTCTGCCCAGAGGAGAATG GGCAGGAGGTCTGACAGGAAGCCTAGCACATACTGGGTACGAGCTGAAGAGGAGGCCCGTGAAAAAGATTTACAGGTTGACAGCAAAG CTGATGAAGTTGAAGACGTGTGTGATccacttgaaaaaaaaacaggagagatCCAAGATCCTGGCTGGGAAACCTACTGGG CTCAACAGGGTGAATCTCTGCTGTGGAACAGCTGGCTGGAGAAACATCCAGAGACTGATTCTCTGTCTGCTGAAGATCCAGGAGCATTGACTGCTTTTTGGGACGACCCAGACACAAAGTCTGCCTGGGACAAACATGCAGTAGAGACATACTACTCTTACTGGGAGCAGTACACATACTGGACGGCACAGGGCTGGACCATTGAACCGTCTGTCTGTAATGGGAACGCTggtggagaagcagcagcagcagggttGATGGACAGAGGCACAGAGACTCATCCGGACGAATGGAGGGATGGACGGCCTGGAGAAGAAGTCAAGCCTTGCCATGATGATACTGAGTTTTTGAATGACCTGTTTGGACAGAACTGCACATTAGAAACAGGTACATGCTCTGTGACTGACTCACAGATAGACAAACACTGTGTGAAGGACACTGATGTCAGTGAGTGCTGTGGCTCTGATGATCCTCTTTATGATGGTAATGATCGCAAGAGACCTGCCACCTCTTCACAGCAGAACATTGATGAACGCACAG ATTCCCAGCGGGCTGCTGGCAGCCCTGACAGACCGTCTGGttttatgaataaaatgtcagagagagaggatgatgaCGACAGTGATAAACCCCCAGGAGGAGGACATGCTAAAGTCAAACGCAG tcaTGAGCTAGATGTGGAGGAATGCCCATATCCGACACCTGAGGACACCTGGAGTAAACTGGGACTCAGACGCAACGCAGAGCCTCT GTTCGACAGTGTGGTCAGCTTCAGAGGAAGTACCGGTCAGAAGCAACAAAGACGAAGATGGACTAAGAGAGCAGTCTGCGTCAGCAAACACACCAAGTTCTCTGAGACCAGTGCAGACAATACACAACCACAAGGCAGCACCACCCTCTCCAAG GTTAAGAAgtttcttgaaaataaccagAGGGAGACACAGACGACTGTATGTGACCAGGATGAgatggaaggaggaagaaaagaggaagctgAGAACAGGGCTTCATTtgtgggagaagaggagaagagggagagagaggagaggaaaggtgCTGAGGATGACGATAAAGAATCTGTGGGAGAAGGGAATTCTAATTGTCCGTGCAGTTTAGACAAAGAATGGAAGAAGTGCACTCAGCCCAGCACCTCCCTCAACTCTGCTACTGGGACTTTGGATAgtgagagtgaggaggaggagctacCCAGTAGAAAGTTACCATGTCTTCAGATTCCTGACGTTATCCTGTCTGATGCACCTGAAACCAACAATG AGCTGAGTatgaaagatggaaagaagccaaagaggaaaaaaaataagcgACGGATAAAACAGCAGATCCCCTCAGAGATGGCAGCTGAACCAGAGCTGGCTAAATACTGGGCTCAACGCTACAGACTCTTCTCTCGCTTTGATGAAGGGATCAAGCTGGACCGAG AAGGCTGGTTCTCTGTGACACCAGAGAGGATTGCTGAGCACATCGCTCTCAGGGTGGAACGCGGCTTCTCTGACTCTCAGCTGGTCATAGACGCCTTCTGTGGTGTAGGAGGAAATGCCATCCAGTTTGCTCTTACTGGAAAGAGAG TCCTGGCCATTGACATCAACCGGAAGCGGTTGGACTTGGCACGGCACAATGCTGGGGTTTACGGTGTCACTGACCGAATAGACTTCCTGCAAGGGGATTTTCTTCATCTGGCACCTCAACTTCGTGGCGATGTGGTCTTCCTGTCACCACCGTGGGGAGGGCCTGACTATCTCACTGCTGAAGTGTTTGATATCAAGACCATGATGGAGCCTGATGG ATTTGAGATTTTCCGCCTGTCCAAACTGATATCGGACAACATAGTGTACTTTCTGCCTCGCAATGCTGACTTGGATCAG ATAGCCTCTCTTGCTGGTCCAGGAGGGAAAATAGAGGTGGAGCAGAACTTCCTCAACAACAAGCTGAAGACTGTGACTGCTTACTTTGGCAGCTTGATAAAATCAGACAGCTAA